A section of the Pimelobacter simplex genome encodes:
- a CDS encoding ACT domain-containing protein — MTEQQTFSLSRFPETLAIVRLAPGAEIPEWAESSSIFSITATATETSLICAGRSVPKKARHRKPYTAFSVDGVLDLDQVGVLLALLTPLADEEISVLTLSTHDTDWILVPTAKADRAEEAWRRSGHTVAPAVPV; from the coding sequence GTGACCGAGCAGCAGACCTTCTCCCTCTCGCGCTTCCCCGAGACCCTCGCGATCGTCCGGCTGGCGCCGGGCGCGGAGATCCCGGAGTGGGCCGAGTCGTCGTCCATCTTCTCGATCACCGCGACGGCGACCGAGACCTCGCTCATCTGCGCGGGCCGCAGCGTCCCCAAGAAGGCGCGCCACCGCAAGCCCTACACGGCGTTCAGCGTCGACGGGGTGCTCGACCTCGACCAGGTCGGCGTGCTCTTGGCGCTGCTGACGCCGCTGGCCGACGAGGAGATCAGCGTGCTGACGCTCTCGACCCACGACACCGACTGGATCCTGGTGCCCACCGCCAAGGCGGACCGGGCGGAGGAGGCGTGGCGACGATCGGGACACACCGTCGCCCCCGCCGTCCCCGTCTGA
- the argJ gene encoding bifunctional glutamate N-acetyltransferase/amino-acid acetyltransferase ArgJ, which translates to MSVTHPAGFVAAGAAIGLKSSGNKDFALVVNQGPTFDSASVFTSNRCKANPVLWSEQVVKDGVVRAVVLNSGGANCYTGPEGFQTTHQVAEKVGELVGIAAGDVVVCSTGLIGLVNDRQTLLDGVATLQSRLSADGGNDAAEAIMTTDTVSKQVVVEGAGWSIGGMAKGAGMLAPALATMLVVITTDAVVPAADLDTALRAATRVSFDRLDSDGCQSTNDTVTLMASGASGVTPSLAELTAALTEVCRSLAVQLLADAEGADHEIAITTVNAASEDDAVEVGRSVARSNLFKAAVFGKDPNWGRVLASVGTTQAAFDPANLDVAMNDIWVCRNSTPAEDPALVDLSGRKVTVTIDLKAGDAQATVWTNDLTHAYVHENSAYSS; encoded by the coding sequence ATGAGCGTCACCCATCCCGCCGGCTTCGTCGCCGCCGGCGCCGCCATCGGCCTGAAGTCGAGCGGCAACAAGGACTTCGCCCTCGTCGTCAACCAAGGCCCCACCTTCGACTCCGCCTCGGTCTTCACCAGCAACCGCTGCAAGGCCAACCCGGTCCTGTGGAGCGAGCAGGTCGTCAAGGACGGCGTCGTGCGCGCGGTCGTCCTCAACTCCGGCGGCGCCAACTGCTACACGGGCCCCGAGGGCTTCCAGACCACCCACCAGGTCGCCGAGAAGGTCGGCGAGCTCGTCGGCATCGCCGCCGGTGACGTGGTCGTCTGCTCCACCGGCCTGATCGGGCTGGTCAACGACCGCCAGACGCTGCTCGACGGCGTCGCCACCCTCCAGTCCCGGCTCTCCGCCGACGGCGGCAACGACGCGGCCGAGGCGATCATGACCACCGACACGGTCTCCAAGCAGGTCGTCGTCGAGGGGGCCGGTTGGTCCATCGGCGGCATGGCCAAGGGCGCCGGCATGCTCGCGCCCGCGCTGGCCACCATGCTCGTGGTGATCACGACCGACGCCGTCGTACCGGCTGCCGACCTCGACACCGCGCTCCGCGCCGCCACCCGGGTCTCGTTCGACCGGCTCGACTCCGACGGCTGCCAGTCCACCAACGACACCGTCACCCTCATGGCCAGCGGCGCCTCCGGCGTGACGCCGAGCCTGGCCGAGCTCACCGCGGCGCTCACCGAGGTCTGCCGCTCGCTGGCGGTCCAGCTCCTCGCCGACGCCGAGGGCGCCGACCACGAGATCGCCATCACCACCGTCAACGCGGCCAGCGAGGACGACGCGGTCGAGGTCGGCCGCAGCGTCGCGCGGAGCAACCTGTTCAAGGCCGCCGTCTTCGGCAAGGACCCCAACTGGGGCCGCGTCCTCGCCTCCGTCGGTACGACGCAGGCCGCGTTCGACCCGGCGAACCTCGACGTCGCGATGAACGACATCTGGGTCTGCCGCAACAGCACCCCCGCCGAGGACCCCGCACTGGTCGACCTGTCGGGCCGCAAGGTCACCGTCACCATCGACCTCAAGGCCGGCGACGCCCAGGCCACGGTGTGGACCAACGACCTCACCCACGCCTACGTCCACGAGAACAGCGCGTACTCCTCATGA
- the argB gene encoding acetylglutamate kinase, whose translation MTETPGKPDPFKAETLAGALPWLKAYHGKVVVIKYGGNAMTDETLKRAFAEDIAFLRFAGFRPVVVHGGGPQISQMLDRLGIESEFRGGLRVTTPEAMDVVRMVLVGQVQRELVGLINEHGPLAVGLSGEDAGLFTAEQTGTVVDGEEVDLGLVGEVAQVRPEAVLDLIEAGRIPVVSSVAPDADGVVHNVNADSAAASLAAALGAEKLLVLTDVEGLYLDWPDPEEVIGEISPEALEEILPSLASGMIPKMSACLQAVRDGVKRATVVDGRQAHAVLLELFTDEGVGTQVLPGVTTKTRKAREALK comes from the coding sequence ATGACCGAGACTCCTGGCAAGCCCGACCCGTTCAAGGCCGAGACCCTCGCCGGGGCGCTGCCCTGGCTCAAGGCCTACCACGGCAAGGTCGTCGTCATTAAGTACGGCGGCAACGCGATGACCGACGAGACCCTCAAGCGCGCGTTCGCCGAGGACATCGCCTTCCTGCGCTTCGCCGGCTTCCGCCCGGTCGTCGTGCACGGCGGCGGTCCCCAGATCTCCCAGATGCTCGACCGGCTCGGCATCGAGTCCGAGTTCCGCGGCGGCCTGCGGGTGACCACGCCCGAGGCGATGGACGTCGTCCGGATGGTCCTCGTCGGCCAGGTCCAGCGCGAGCTGGTCGGCCTGATCAACGAGCACGGCCCGCTCGCGGTCGGCCTGTCCGGCGAGGACGCCGGTCTCTTCACCGCCGAGCAGACCGGCACGGTCGTCGACGGCGAGGAGGTCGACCTCGGCCTCGTCGGCGAGGTCGCCCAGGTGCGGCCCGAGGCGGTCCTCGACCTCATCGAGGCCGGCCGGATCCCGGTCGTGTCCAGCGTCGCGCCCGACGCCGACGGCGTCGTCCACAACGTCAACGCCGACTCCGCGGCCGCCTCGCTGGCCGCCGCGCTCGGCGCCGAGAAGCTCCTCGTGCTCACCGACGTCGAGGGTCTCTACCTCGACTGGCCGGACCCCGAGGAGGTCATCGGCGAGATCAGCCCCGAGGCGCTCGAGGAGATCCTCCCGTCGCTGGCCAGCGGCATGATCCCCAAGATGAGCGCGTGCCTGCAGGCCGTGCGCGACGGCGTCAAGCGCGCGACCGTCGTCGACGGCCGCCAGGCGCACGCCGTCCTGCTCGAGCTCTTCACCGATGAAGGCGTCGGCACCCAGGTGCTGCCCGGCGTCACGACCAAGACCCGCAAGGCCCGGGAGGCCCTGAAGTGA